In Phyllostomus discolor isolate MPI-MPIP mPhyDis1 chromosome 3, mPhyDis1.pri.v3, whole genome shotgun sequence, a single genomic region encodes these proteins:
- the AZGP1 gene encoding zinc-alpha-2-glycoprotein isoform X1, with protein MSTMVPVLLSLLLLLGLANTQDGRYSLRFHYTGVSRPKAGFPSFQATGYLNDLAFLQYDSESGVAKPLGPWKQVKGMMDWENETQLQEARKDTFMETLKDIMNYYQDKGNHTLQGRFGCELRDNNYCGAFWTYIYDGREYIKFITQIPAWFPRQTKAVFTKQKWETEGSIQASKDYLEKECPRLLRNYLQYSKTFLDSKDAPSVSITSQVGPENIRTLKCLAYHFYPGPVSMYWTRAGLAVETDEWGDIVLSEDGNYHSWVTVKVPSSDIGPYHCRVQHSSLAEPLVVLWIEGQESQAAGTA; from the exons ATGAGCACAATGGTGCCTGTCCTGCTGTCCCTACTGCTTCTTCTGGGTCTTGCAAACACCCAAGATG GACGTTACTCTCTGAGGTTCCACTATACTGGGGTGTCCAGGCCCAAGGCAGGCTTCCCCAGTTTTCAGGCCACTGGCTATCTCAATGATCTAGCCTTCCTCCAATATGATAGTGAAAGTGGAGTGGCTAAGCCCTTGGGCCCATGGAAACAGGTGAAAGGAATGATGGACTGGGAGAATGAAACTCAGTTGCAGGAGGCCAGGAAGGACACCTTCATGGAGACCCTGAAAGACATCATGAACTATTACCAGGACAAAG GGAATCACACTCTTCAAGGAAGGTTCGGTTGTGAGCTTCGGGATAACAACTACTGTGGAGCATTCTGGACATATATTTACGACGGACGGGAATACATCAAGTTCATCACACAAATCCCAGCCTGGTTCCCTCGGCAAACAAAAGCTGTGTTCACAAAACAAAAGTGGGAGACAGAAGGCTCTATACAAGCATCCAAGGACTACCTGGAAAAGGAGTGCCCGCGGTTGCTGCGGAATTACCTGCAATACAGCAAGACATTCCTGGACAGTAAAG ATGCTCCCTCTGTGTCAATCACCAGCCAGGTGGGCCCAGAAAACATTAGGACCCTCAAGTGCCTGGCCTACCACTTCTACCCAGGACCAGTCAGTATGTACTGGACTCGAGCAGGCTTGGCAGTGGAGACTGATGAATGGGGAGACATCGTTCTCAGTGAAGATGGCAATTACCACTCCTGGGTGACGGTGAAAGTCCCCTCTTCAGACATAGGCCCCTACCACTGCCGGGTGCAGCACAGCAGCCTGGCCGAGCCCCTCGTTGTCCTATGGATTGAGGGGCAGGAATCACAGGCTGCAGGCACTGCCTAG
- the AZGP1 gene encoding zinc-alpha-2-glycoprotein isoform X2: MSTMVPVLLSLLLLLGLANTQDGRYSLRFHYTGVSRPKAGFPSFQATGYLNDLAFLQYDSESGVAKPLGPWKQVKGMMDWENETQLQEARKDTFMETLKDIMNYYQDAGNHTLQGRFGCELRDNNYCGAFWTYIYDGREYIKFITQIPAWFPRQTKAVFTKQKWETEGSIQASKDYLEKECPRLLRNYLQYSKTFLDSKDAPSVSITSQVGPENIRTLKCLAYHFYPGPVSMYWTRAGLAVETDEWGDIVLSEDGNYHSWVTVKVPSSDIGPYHCRVQHSSLAEPLVVLWIEGQESQAAGTA, from the exons ATGAGCACAATGGTGCCTGTCCTGCTGTCCCTACTGCTTCTTCTGGGTCTTGCAAACACCCAAGATG GACGTTACTCTCTGAGGTTCCACTATACTGGGGTGTCCAGGCCCAAGGCAGGCTTCCCCAGTTTTCAGGCCACTGGCTATCTCAATGATCTAGCCTTCCTCCAATATGATAGTGAAAGTGGAGTGGCTAAGCCCTTGGGCCCATGGAAACAGGTGAAAGGAATGATGGACTGGGAGAATGAAACTCAGTTGCAGGAGGCCAGGAAGGACACCTTCATGGAGACCCTGAAAGACATCATGAACTATTACCAGG ATGCAGGGAATCACACTCTTCAAGGAAGGTTCGGTTGTGAGCTTCGGGATAACAACTACTGTGGAGCATTCTGGACATATATTTACGACGGACGGGAATACATCAAGTTCATCACACAAATCCCAGCCTGGTTCCCTCGGCAAACAAAAGCTGTGTTCACAAAACAAAAGTGGGAGACAGAAGGCTCTATACAAGCATCCAAGGACTACCTGGAAAAGGAGTGCCCGCGGTTGCTGCGGAATTACCTGCAATACAGCAAGACATTCCTGGACAGTAAAG ATGCTCCCTCTGTGTCAATCACCAGCCAGGTGGGCCCAGAAAACATTAGGACCCTCAAGTGCCTGGCCTACCACTTCTACCCAGGACCAGTCAGTATGTACTGGACTCGAGCAGGCTTGGCAGTGGAGACTGATGAATGGGGAGACATCGTTCTCAGTGAAGATGGCAATTACCACTCCTGGGTGACGGTGAAAGTCCCCTCTTCAGACATAGGCCCCTACCACTGCCGGGTGCAGCACAGCAGCCTGGCCGAGCCCCTCGTTGTCCTATGGATTGAGGGGCAGGAATCACAGGCTGCAGGCACTGCCTAG
- the LOC114502151 gene encoding gap junction gamma-3 protein-like, with amino-acid sequence MHGRFLRRLVAEESWHSTPVGRLLLPMLLGFRLVLLAASGTGVYGDEQSEFVCHTQQPGCKAACYDAFHPLSPLRFWAFQVILVAVPSALYMGFTVYHGIWHWEDSGKVKKEEETLTQQGQDSTDASGAERPRLLWAYVAQLGVRLVLEGAALGGQYHLYGFKMPSSFACRREPCLGSITCNLSRPTEKTIFLKTMFGVSGLCLFFTLLELVLLGLGRWCEPLGTFSSS; translated from the coding sequence ATGCATGGCAGGTTCCTGAGGCGGCTGGTGGCTGAGGAGAGCTGGCACTCCACCCCAGTGGGGCGCCTCCTTCTTCCCATGCTCCTGGGGTTCCGCCTTGTGCTGCTGGCTGCCAGTGGGACCGGGGTCTATGGCGATGAGCAGAGCGAATTCGTGTGTCACACCCAGCAGCCAGGCTGCAAGGCTGCCTGCTACGATGCcttccaccccctctccccactgcgcTTCTGGGCCTTCCAGGTCATCTTGGTGGCTGTGCCCAGTGCCCTCTACATGGGTTTCACCGTGTATCATGGCATCTGGCATTGGGAAGACTCGGGAAAggtgaagaaggaagaggagaccCTGACCCAACAAGGACAGGACAGCACAGATGCCTCAGGGGCTGAAAGGCCCAGGCTGCTCTGGGCCTATGTGGCACAGCTGGGGGTGCGACTGGTCCTTGAGGGGGCAGCCTTGGGGGGGCAGTACCATCTGTATGGGTTCAAGATGCCCAGCTCCTTCGCATGTCGTCGAGAGCCTTGCCTTGGCAGTATAACCTGTAATCTGTCCCGCCCCACTGAGAAGACCATTTTCCTAAAGACCATGTTTGGGGTCAGTGGGCTCTGTCTCTTCTTTACTCTTTTGGAGCTTGTGCTTTTGGGCCTGGGGAGATGGTGTGAGCCCCTGGggactttttcttcttcctga